A section of the Kluyveromyces lactis strain NRRL Y-1140 chromosome F complete sequence genome encodes:
- the RGP1 gene encoding Rgp1p (weakly similar to uniprot|P16664 Saccharomyces cerevisiae YDR137W RGP1 Subunit of a Golgi membrane exchange factor (Ric1p-Rgp1p) that catalyzes nucleotide exchange on Ypt6p), translated as MHLHRRDRAVVGGNIRLEIIHESNPCFAGEPICLLIRLKHLGSQHQKESLEKKLVVFEEKRDKFLANLNNDESKPWLMRTLWNTFQQEDKYKDEALQEQIFALKKKLQFHNPVDLMSCFVQIVGQCSMDEAIINTDMLNTGSNVHQLVGIGSKNASTDENSPMSTVISSFFDTSMDEISRKVAPLMSTETIDTGDWIKAPFLLIPQTLLFSELILGPGETRLFKFKTDQLGKDLPPSYTNSAHFNISYVVQVGLSVNAPEDIPHQHFYNFPISVQPFVDKSICQYEMPLDREVLITPPGKVQDVGSTIKSTKPRKLTGQSIQLDREIRRKSVSSIGKPSGTSIEAMKQKFKDVVSEWNENDDSDVPIDSLLGQQFETEPSTSVRMNLSQFYFTGIPENSIDETQSNSSLLSQLQSLQTEYVVKMNDKFICNLELSKPAYSVSDQIDIILDLKNVEDNSNFKVTAVTASIETFELINPKFSSDENISKKKPSGTLVYETHATNFDNCDKICMKLIPQCSPTTYITSQFKTNIFQLKWMLTFKFVMIPLAEQNTEISLSKTYEDRKGTLYHAKRDMEGYDFVFHVPLTVLPTEKQLAGW; from the coding sequence ATGCATCTTCATAGAAGGGACCGTGCTGTTGTTGGAGGGAATATTCGACTGGAAATCATTCACGAATCTAATCCTTGTTTCGCTGGCGAACCGATATGTTTATTGATAAGGTTAAAGCATTTGGGCTCACAACATCAGAAAGAATCTttagagaagaaacttgTCGTGTTTGAGGAAAAAAGGGATAAGTTTTTGGCCAATCTGAATAATGACGAGTCCAAGCCATGGTTAATGAGGACTTTATGGAATACTTTCCAGCAAGAAGACAAGTATAAAGATGAAGCTTTGCAGGAACAAATTtttgctttgaagaagaaattgcaGTTCCATAATCCCGTGGATCTAATGTCTTGCTTCGTGCAAATCGTCGGACAGTGTTCTATGGATGAGGCAATAATAAATACAGATATGCTAAACACAGGATCCAATGTTCATCAATTGGTAGGAATTGGTTCCAAAAACGCAAGTACTGATGAAAATTCCCCAATGTCTACCgtcatttcatctttcttcgATACGAGCATGGACGAAATATCACGGAAGGTGGCCCCTTTGATGTCTACGGAGACCATCGATACCGGTGATTGGATAAAAGCGCCATTCTTACTTATACCACAGACGCTTTTATTCTCCGAATTGATTTTAGGGCCGGGCGAAACTAGGTTATTCAAGTTCAAGACGGACCAATTAGGGAAAGATCTTCCGCCTTCTTATACGAACTCTGCtcatttcaatatatcATATGTCGTACAGGTGGGACTTTCGGTGAATGCTCCAGAAGATATCCCTCACCAACACTTTTACAACTTCCCTATTTCTGTACAACCGTTTGTTGATAAGAGTATATGCCAATATGAGATGCCACTTGATAGAGAAGTACTCATCACACCACCGggaaaagttcaagatgTTGGGAGTACTATAAAATCTACAAAACCCAGGAAATTAACAGGCCAATCCATCCAGTTAGATAGAgaaataagaagaaagagcGTGTCAAGTATCGGGAAACCTTCAGGAACTTCGATTGAAGCCATGAAACAAAAGTTTAAAGACGTAGTCTCAGAATggaatgaaaatgatgattcCGACGTACCCATTGATTCATTATTAGGCcaacaatttgaaacagaaCCCTCAACCTCAGTCCGAATGAACTTGTCGcaattttattttacaGGTATCCCAGAGAACTCTATTGATGAGACGCAAAGCAATTCTTCGCTACTATCGCAGTTGCAGTCATTACAAACTGAGTATGTTGTAAAAATGAATGATAAGTTCATTTGTAATTTAGAACTCTCCAAACCAGCGTACTCTGTTTCCGATCAAATCGATATAATACTTGACTTGAAAAATGTAGAAGATAATTCCAATTTTAAAGTGACTGCTGTGACAGCATCCATCGAAACATTTGAGTTGATTAATCCAAAATTCTCGTcagatgaaaatatctcaaagaagaagccTTCGGGAACTTTAGTCTACGAAACTCACGCTACAAATTTCGATAATTGCGATAAGATTTGCATGAAACTTATTCCTCAATGCTCTCCCACGACTTACATTACTAGTCAATTTAAAACAAACATATTTCAACTTAAATGGATGCTAACATTTAAATTTGTCATGATTCCATTAGCTGAGCAAAACACTGAAATATCATTGAGTAAAACCTATGAGGACCGAAAAGGTACCCTATACCATGCCAAAAGAGACATGGAGGGATACGATTTCGTATTTCACGTGCCCCTTACAGTTTTGCCTACAGAAAAACAGCTAGCAGGCTGGTAA
- the SLM4 gene encoding Slm4p (similar to uniprot|P38247 Saccharomyces cerevisiae YBR077C SLM4 Protein with a potential role in actin cytoskeleton organization possible component of the TOR nutrient signaling pathway gene exhibits synthetic genetic interaction with MSS4 encoding phosphatidylinositol 4-phosphate kinase), whose translation MLLSENIKELLQETIKPVQLLEGSTPPQYTSMIITSKGSILWYVNGTTPESYNSSLTNLKMMALLIKDKWCEDQDLTATDTIHHFELEDLHIALARIPDSELLLVLIAGNEFPNGLLGLKLKYALPAFHDLKGYKLSS comes from the coding sequence ATGTTACTAAGTGAGAATATTAAGGAATTACTTCAGGAGACAATAAAACCTGTACAATTACTCGAGGGAAGCACGCCTCCTCAGTATACCTCGATGATTATAACCAGTAAAGGCAGTATTCTATGGTACGTGAACGGAACAACGCCAGAAAGCTACAATTCCTCTCTAACAAACCTTAAAATGATGGCCTTGTTGATCAAGGATAAATGGTGCGAAGACCAAGATTTAACGGCCACTGATACAATTCACCATTTTGAACTGGAAGATCTACATATAGCACTGGCAAGAATCCCTGATAGTGAACTTTTGCTAGTTCTTATTGCTGGAAATGAGTTTCCAAACGGGCTTTTGGGACTGAAATTAAAATACGCTTTGCCAGCATTCCATGATTTAAAAGGATACAAACTTTCAAGCTAA
- a CDS encoding C2H2-type zinc finger protein (weakly similar to uniprot|Q6Q5F4 Saccharomyces cerevisiae YPR015C Hypothetical ORF), protein MMTYNLGDAKTKYNYNDNSHEKKLMRRDSVPLDVFASMMNESSLPSTNPALEMYKLTKPSLKFHFSTFASVFSAPAWVPDDGGPDMPYDDKSQYHHHHQNNHNHYHNHHHNHTDTCVGAGTDHNSDESVAASLWDPNYENQFGNVWQTNHIAYPLNQHYPQNIPQPSSQRPSQSSELQQVGTNIQLCHPPKRTHTTNVNARSGNSVTESVAGSVSDSVTESEMDSEFAERANSMSSFEGAFNIASPSIFPMLEDTAPQGMKQSLSTCPSIHEQNNHYGASMRSSSSSSVSSLTSTSNSTANSKYRCAECGKAFARPSSLSTHMNIHTGDKPYKCLYPNCYKQFNAKSNMLRHYKLHLKTPKVKAKSRTRSPKSF, encoded by the coding sequence ATGATGACATACAACTTAGGTGATGCAAAAACAAAGTATAATTACAACGATAATAGTCACgaaaagaaactgatgCGGAGGGATTCCGTACCTCTAGATGTATTTGCATCGATGATGAACGAATCGAGTCTTCCCTCGACGAATCCGGCACTGGAGATGTATAAACTGACCAAACCgtctttgaaatttcaCTTCTCTACTTTTGCGTCAGTATTCTCTGCGCCTGCCTGGGTCCCCGATGATGGCGGGCCTGATATGCCTTATGATGATAAATctcaatatcatcatcatcatcaaaataaCCACAATCATTACCACAATCATCATCACAATCATACGGATACATGTGTAGGTGCTGGCACCGATCATAACAGTGACGAATCTGTCGCTGCGTCCCTATGGGACCCAAACTACGAAAACCAATTTGGAAACGTATGGCAAACCAATCACATTGCCTATCCTCTTAACCAACATTACCCTCAGAACATACCGCAGCCTTCATCTCAGCGTCCGTCGCAAAGTAGCGAGCTTCAACAAGTCGGTACTAACATTCAACTATGTCATCCACCTAAACGCACTCATACGACAAATGTAAATGCAAGGAGCGGTAATTCAGTGACAGAATCGGTGGCCGGCTCTGTTTCAGACTCTGTCACTGAATCCGAAATGGACTCGGAGTTTGCTGAAAGAGCTAACTCCATGTCAAGTTTTGAAGGAGCCTTCAATATTGCTTCCCCCTCAATATTCCCTATGCTGGAAGATACAGCACCTCAAGGCATGAAACAGTCGTTATCGACGTGCCCTTCTATTCATGAACAAAACAACCACTATGGTGCCTCGATGCGTTCCTCGTCATCGTCCTCTGTGTCATCGCTTACATCCacttcaaattcaactGCTAATTCCAAGTATAGATGTGCAGAATGTGGTAAGGCTTTTGCAAGACCAAGCTCTTTAAGCACGCATATGAACATTCATACAGGGGACAAACCTTACAAATGTCTTTATCCAAACTGTTATAAACAATTCAACGCTAAATCTAATATGTTAAGGCATTATAAATTGCATCTTAAAACCCCAAAGGTAAAAGCAAAATCTAGAACAAGATCACCAAAGAGCTTTTGA
- the DBF4 gene encoding protein serine/threonine kinase activating protein DBF4 (some similarities with uniprot|P32325 Saccharomyces cerevisiae YDR052C DBF4 Regulatory subunit of Cdc7p-Dbf4p kinase complex), translating into MAKNTRSPLKESNPNTMGNHIHNPKKRSLDLLELEQSNRQKQRTLRTIEGAIAHAPNALLKTVQGGTTNTFNINATGVKSGAHVGVNDPVAASVSASVSAGGSMMRNSNEHGIIGGNGSPAIANAKAQTQRLSNKELIDWQNNWKKIMKRDTFIYFDCPEVANDNRKDVLRRAFSTLGAKVKQFFDHEVTIVITSRKITNYSQLPDTDILQRAHKRGYMKIWTLEKAARFLTNMDVDLKEMERDSISGKSIPASNLLNLLESEKLFGSNERDPKTKRDDLHYFKHPHVYLYDLAQINAPLITLEWKAQDINNKKKHIYPTIKPGSFGRCPFQGDETADELQPRRIIKRYKRDKANESYAMKLRLLYQTSAEPATLSSSETSDYEGDDAILSFPDPSSKEPIILPYQNVYNNSGAQYNKLVNSMSRFKQPKLPRGDTFDDDELPYGNGTGTIGGTGSYKNKFQQEIRASGVQSVDANSNGNATVGNGLEPAKASNLNKDLLSLKKMVIERKSLLSASTTSTSANTVGSVNSGKLHNHNIAASGVNQTNPTSTVSKQQLPALTPQRLHQPIGRQTAGYCENCKVKYDSLEAHVSTERHIAFASKDEHFQGVDSMIQCVQQFRDINSA; encoded by the coding sequence ATGGCAAAAAATACACGGTCTCCTTTGAAGGAGAGTAACCCTAACACCATGGGTAATCACATACATAATCCGAAGAAGCGGTCACTTGATTTATTAGAATTGGAACAGTCGAACCGACAGAAACAGAGAACACTGAGGACCATAGAGGGAGCCATTGCACATGCACCAAACGCATTACTGAAAACTGTTCAAGGCGGAACTACAAACACATTTAATATCAATGCTACTGGTGTTAAATCAGGAGCACATGTTGGAGTTAATGACCCTGTGGCAGCTTCTGTTTCTGCTTCAGTGTCAGCGGGCGGTTCAATGATGCGCAACAGTAATGAACACGGAATAATCGGCGGTAACGGATCGCCTGCAATTGCTAACGCTAAGGCCCAGACGCAGCGTTTGAGTAATAAGGAATTGATAGACTGGCAGAATAACTGGAAGAAGATCATGAAACGCGATACTTTTATATATTTCGATTGTCCTGAGGTAGCTAATGACAATCGTAAGGATGTACTGCGTCGAGCATTCTCTACTTTGGGTGCGAAGGTAaaacaattctttgatcatGAAGTAACAATTGTAATAACCTCGAGAAAGATAACGAATTACTCTCAATTACCAGATACAGATATACTTCAAAGGGCTCATAAGCGCGGATATATGAAAATATGGACCTTAGAGAAGGCCGCTAGGTTTTTGACGAATATGGATGTTGacttgaaagaaatggaacgCGACAGTATTAGTGGGAAAAGCATTCCAGCGTCCAATTTACTGAATTTATTAGAAAGTGAAAAGCTCTTTGGTAGTAATGAGAGAGATCCAAAAACTAAAAGAGACGATTTGCATTACTTCAAGCATCCACACGTATACTTGTACGATTTAGCACAGATAAATGCACCATTGATCACATTAGAATGGAAAGCTCAAGATATCAAtaataagaagaaacataTATATCCAACCATCAAGCCTGGATCGTTTGGAAGATGTCCATTCCAAGGAGACGAAACTGCAGATGAATTGCAACCACGCAGGATAATCAAACGATACAAGAGAGATAAAGCTAATGAGTCGTATGCTATGAAGCTAAGGCTCCTATACCAGACAAGTGCAGAACCAGCCACATTGTCCTCTTCTGAAACTAGTGATTATGAAGGTGACGATGCAATATTATCATTCCCTgatccttcttcaaaagaaccTATCATACTTCCGTACCAGAACGTTTACAATAATTCTGGAGCTCAATATAATAAGTTGGTGAACTCAATGTCCAGATTCAAACAGCCAAAACTACCAAGAGGGGATACgtttgatgatgatgaattacCATATGGGAATGGTACTGGCACCATAGGTGGAACAGGTAGttacaagaacaaattTCAACAGGAGATTCGGGCCAGTGGTGTACAATCAGTTGATGCCAACAGTAATGGCAACGCTACAGTTGGTAATGGATTAGAGCCTGCTAAGGCCTCTAATTTAAATAAAGATCTTCtctcattgaaaaaaatggttaTCGAAAGAAAATCACTACTCAGTGCCAGTACTACTTCCACTTCCGCTAATACTGTCGGATCCGTTAATTCTGGCAAACTTCACAATCACAATATTGCAGCATCTGGTgtaaatcaaacaaatccGACTTCTACGGTAAGCAAACAGCAACTACCCGCATTAACACCACAACGTTTACACCAGCCAATTGGTAGGCAAACTGCTGGATATTGTGAAAATTGTAAAGTCAAATACGACTCTTTAGAAGCGCATGTTAGCACTGAGAGGCATATAGCATTTGCAAGTAAGGATGAACACTTCCAAGGCGTTGATTCTATGATACAGTGCGTTCAGCAATTCAGAGATATTAATTCTGCATAG
- the DSE4 gene encoding endo-1,3(4)-beta-glucanase (similar to uniprot|Q750Z5 Ashbya gossypii AGL208C AGL208Cp and some similarites with YNR067C uniprot|P53753 Saccharomyces cerevisiae), with protein MLHQFWVLAAAFTLSSSAFADDYESSTTRTLFPTNISGIDPIAKQRDVLYTEPEENTITVGEVYQNVAAVSVASSTKPTRVSATSVQVTSLGTSTVIIDLSKEATSVYEVSPSQESAIVSSVTQPEESTIVSDVSDVSEDATYFSSTSNNVTSQIPVTEKYTETKPTSTSVIFSTSTTADPSVTKGTTLTTIESKSQPLVTQSMVSSEQTVTLETSTLSSDQTFSPTGITTTETTSLSTYTSTVTSTFVSSSYSMVSSFYGNTTMLSYTAIPVNYTTTQKFTSTSVTQVPTAVLTDSSTIVDLFAAVATSEPLSVFARVENPLDLAAGVDNGGLPYETNKFYGNFIVGTQESSVFVYPYVLFKTSLGIAIQHTSASQYSFTDRNSLINPLNIASFVVSSAEFQSDSGDMNFKVSDMYHGSCNVKLVSSEDASNYIETPLVQGMGFVTSVFHGDLTPYLTSAVGISTLTQETSDNLASGILKYRVTLLNGVDWLIYVTVPDSISSDELTLSIENGNIAFSTNDGSSIDGLIVQIAEAPSASDSETYYDSAAGMYFTSMELAGTSDGNTAGYKFVYGTEGKSISGATMLFTLPHHLNSLTETTMAANTGIQLDSTTKGKMTGFLTTSLEFQTQLNANVNWLPWSEQKGDDQLVYTSEQLQLLAKVANEELQVSIKDSIQGLNTYYIGKVLDKYAFILLTLSDIIQDETVTLETLTSMKEAFALLVANQQLYPLDYDTKYGGIISSGDLGSTETQYDFGNTYYNDHHFHYGYIIHAAAVVAHVDKKYAAGDWVEANKDWVSALIRDVCNPSLDDSYFPQFRMFDWFHGHSWAAGLFENGNGKNEESSSEDYHFAYGMKLWGEVTENDSMNRLGSLMLNVLRDSMQDYFLYEDSNTVEPGQTVSNKVSGILFDNIIDYTTYFGLNTEYIHGIQMLPLTAASGLIRSTKFVQQEWEQKLGPIIDSVQSGWTGILRLNQALYDAATSYEFFAQDDFQTSLYLDNGMSRTWALAFAGGLQ; from the coding sequence ATGCTTCATCAGTTTTGGGTTTTGGCAGCTGCCTTTACACTATCGTCATCAGCATTTGCTGATGACTATGAATCATCCACTACGCGAACTTTATTCCCCACCAATATCAGCGGTATTGATCCAATTGCTAAACAAAGAGATGTTTTGTATACTGAACCAGAGGAAAACACCATCACTGTTGGCGAAGTTTACCAAAATGTGGCTGCTGTTTCTGTAGCCTCTTCCACGAAACCCACCCGTGTTTCTGCTACTAGCGTTCAGGTGACTTCACTTGGTACTTCCACCGTAATAATTGACCTGTCAAAAGAGGCAACTAGTGTTTACGAAGTTTCCCCATCGCAAGAGTCTGCTATCGTTTCAAGCGTCACTCAGCCCGAAGAGTCAACCATTGTTTCTGATGTTTCTGATGTTTCTGAAGACGCGACATACTTTTCATCTACCAGCAACAACGTTACTTCACAAATACCGGTTACTGAAAAATATACGGAAACAAAACCTACGTCCACATCTGTGATCTTTTCTACTTCAACCACAGCTGATCCTTCTGTAACCAAAGGTACAACACTTACTACCATTGAGTCGAAATCTCAACCTCTAGTTACTCAATCTATGGTCTCATCGGAGCAAACAGTAACCCTTGAAACCAGCACTCTATCATCGGACCAAACTTTCAGTCCTACGGGAATCACTACCACAGAAACAACCTCTCTCTCCACCTACACATCGACTGTTACTTCTACTTTTGTTTCCAGCTCGTATTCAATGGTGTCCTCTTTCTATGGAAATACAACGATGCTTTCTTACACAGCTATTCCAGTTAACTACACGACAACGCAAAAATTCACCTCCACGTCAGTTACCCAAGTTCCAACTGCGGTTCTAACCGATTCTTCTACAATCGTCGACCTTTTCGCCGCAGTTGCCACAAGTGAGCCATTATCGGTTTTCGCCCGTGTGGAAAACCCATTGGATCTGGCAGCTGGTGTTGATAACGGTGGCTTACCTTATGAAACCAACAAGTTCTACGGTAACTTCATCGTGGGAACTCAAGAATCAAGTGTCTTTGTTTACCCatatgttcttttcaagactTCCCTAGGTATTGCTATTCAGCACACCAGCGCTTCTCAATATAGCTTTACTGACAGAAACTCTTTAATTAACCCATTGAACATCGCCTCTTTCGTTGTTTCTAGCGCAGAATTCCAGTCTGATTCTGGTGACATGAACTTTAAAGTGAGTGATATGTACCACGGCAGTTGTAATGTCAAGTTAGTATCCTCCGAAGATGCCTCCAACTACATCGAAACTCCTCTTGTTCAAGGTATGGGGTTCGTTACTTCTGTATTCCATGGTGATTTGACCCCATACCTGACATCGGCTGTGGGTATCTCCACTTTGACCCAGGAAACTTCTGACAATTTGGCTAGTGGCATTTTGAAATACCGCGTAACACTATTGAATGGTGTCGATTGGTTAATCTATGTTACTGTTCCAgattccatttcttctgatGAACTTACATTAAgtattgaaaatggtaacATTGCCTTCAGCACAAATGACGGTAGCTCAATTGATGGTCtaattgttcaaattgCCGAGGCTCCATCTGCTTCAGACTCAGAAACATACTACGACTCTGCAGCTGGTATGTACTTCACCAGTATGGAATTAGCAGGTACAAGTGATGGTAATACCGCTGGCTACAAATTTGTGTATGGCACCGAAGGTAAATCCATTAGTGGCGCTACGATGCTATTTACCTTGCCACATCATCTAAACTCTTTAACTGAAACTACTATGGCTGCTAACACTGGTATTCAGCTCGACTCCACCACCAAGGGTAAAATGACAGGATTTTTGACTACCTCCCTAGAGTTCCAAACTCAATTGAATGCTAATGTCAACTGGCTACCATGGTCAGAACAAAAGGGCGATGATCAATTGGTCTACACAAGTGAACAGCTACAATTATTGGCAAAGGTCGCTAATGAAGAGTTACAGGTTAGCATTAAAGATTCTATTCAGGGCTTAAACACATATTACATCGGTAAAGTCTTGGACAAATATGCTTTCATCTTGTTGACTTTGAGTGATATTATTCAAGATGAAACTGTAACATTGGAAACCTTGACCTCAATGAAGGAGGCGTTCGCGTTACTTGTTGCTAATCAACAATTGTACCCATTGGACTACGACACCAAATATGGTGGTATCATCTCCAGTGGAGATTTAGGATCTACTGAAACACAGTATGACTTCGGTAATACATATTACAATGATCATCATTTCCATTATGGTTATATCATCCATGCAGCAGCAGTGGTTGCTCATGTGGACAAAAAATATGCCGCTGGTGACTGGGTTGAAGCAAATAAGGACTGGGTTTCAGCTTTGATTCGTGATGTTTGCAATCCATCTTTAGATGACTCATACTTCCCACAATTTAGAATGTTCGACTGGTTCCACGGCCACTCATGGGCCGCAGGtttgtttgaaaatggtaacGGTAAAAACGAAGAATCTTCAAGTGAAGATTATCATTTCGCTTATGGTATGAAATTATGGGGTGAAGTTACCGAAAACGATTCCATGAACAGATTAGGTTCTCTGATGTTGAACGTGCTAAGAGACAGTATGCAGGACTACTTTTTATACGAGGACTCTAACACTGTCGAACCAGGCCAAACTGTTTCTAACAAGGTTAGTGGTATCTTATTCGACAACATCATCGATTACACCACCTATTTCGGCTTGAACACAGAGTACATCCATGGGATTCAAATGTTGCCATTGACTGCAGCCTCCGGACTGATTAGATCAACAAAATTCGTACAACAAGAGTGGGAACAGAAATTAGGACCCATCATTGATAGCGTACAATCCGGATGGACAGGTATACTAAGGTTGAATCAAGCATTGTATGACGCTGCTACATCATATGAGTTTTTCGCTCAAGACGATTTCCAAACGTCATTATACCTTGATAACGGTATGAGTAGGACTTGGGCATTGGCATTCGCAGGCGGATtacaataa